The stretch of DNA TAAATCTCTTTCTGTTGTAGATACAAATCCTCCAGGACAAAAAACATACACTTCAGTTCAAACTCTATTGTCATGGAAGGAAGCCCAGGATTACTGCAGGACATACTTCAAAGACCTGGCTATGATCGAGGATGCTGAGGAAAACACCAATGTGATGTCATTGCTGTCAAACGTTCAGGTGTGGATTGGCCTCTACAGAAATCCATGGAGGTGGTCGGATAGGAACAGCAACAGCTCCTTCAGAAACTGGGAGGCCATAGAGCCAAATAGTGAGGGCCAAGAGCACTGTGTTGCAGAGAATTCACAGCGTTACTGGGCTGATTGGAAGTGTGACATTAAACATTTCTTCTGGTGCTACAAAGGTAAAAAATCTCATGAatgctttttgtctttgtaataGCAATGCAATAATTATTTCCCTCATTGATTTGTAGATTTATGTTTGTCTCATTTTCCAGACTTGACAGTGAAGAGGATCCACACCGTGAGCATGAAGTTTCTGACCTCTGCTGACCTTTCAGATCCAGACATTAACATCCAGATTCTCCAGCAGGTAAAACTCCCTCCGATAAATAGAAACCTAAAACTCGGCCATCAGAACTTCTGTCTGTCCATTCATGTGATCAGGTCCAGGATCTAGGGCGTCAGATCCCAGGAGCTTGGGATCAGAGATCAGGGAGATCAGATCTCAGAAATCAGACTCTAGGATTAGTTCCAACGTTCTGCTTTTCCTTCTGCTGTTTTCAAGCAAAACAATGTCTGTACCGACGACCGTTGAAGATCCCGATCAAACACGATCTGTAGTTATTTGACCTGTAGTGTTTCCTTTAATCCTTTAGCTGAGCGAAAGGTTCAACGTTTCAGACAGCAATGTGGCCCTGAAGTGGAAGACTGAACCCAGAAAACAAGACGAAGAGACGGATGAACCCAACAGATAAAGTAAAAGATGTCTGTTTCTAATAGAGTTTggtatttgctttgttttacatatttttacatatcaTACCTTTCCAtcaattaaaattaattcagaTACAGTGATGCTGATTAATTCGTGGCTGTTAACAATGTTTGTGATGCCATTTTAGATGTTTCTTGTTTCGAAATGATATTAATATAAAGGCGTAGTTCAAATGGAAACTTTTAGTTTCAGTGTCTTTGTTCTTTAGACAGTTATTCAGGCAGGTCAGAAAAAGACTTTGTTGTGTATGATCATTGAAAATGTTCTTGTGCGAAATACATTACATTTGGTAGTTGCTTTCATATGGAATTCATCAAATTTCCGAATAATATTCAAACTTTTACCGGGATTGCACAAtacaatttaaatataaattaggGCTGTCTGAGTTACCGTGTTGATCACCGTCAATAAAAAAAGGTTGTGATTAATGTGCTtggggttttatttgtttaatcaCATTAATTGCATGCTGCTATTTTGTCCCTTTGCCGCACCCTTAACTCGCCATGTGGACCACAGCAGCTTCCTGATGCTACATTCATCATGGAGATCAACAACTACAATTCTTCTGATGGTTCGTTTaactaaaaaataataattaccaAAAACACTCATTAGACAATTCAAAAGTAACAAGCAGCTTGTGCAAAGtggaattaaaatatttcatttttcatatttaagtAAAACTATATTTTTAAAGTAGAGATTGTGTTCGCTCAGGCCTATTACACTTGTTCTAAAATCTAAAAGGGAATTTATTTGCCTTGATTCCCAATCAAGAAACATCAGTGGAAACTATTTTACACTGTTAATGTAGCGCAAAAAAGAAGCAGTTGTGAAGTTTCATTGATGCATCctatatttactgaaaaaaagagtgtgtgtctgtgctaaAGTAATTTATGAGCAAAATCAACTACATGAATTTACGACCAACAGTTAATATATATTGGACCAAGTCTTAGGCCtgcactttcattttgtatCTGTTATAATTTAAGGTGGATTTTGCTTTAACATCTGCTGTCCCAATAAATGAATGTTACTGGAATTATTATgaatgtgtttctcttttttcttgtcAGTGAAATCCAGAATGCTggatttttattatattatattacatgaaAGATTGATGAACGGTGTAAGCGTCCAGACAACTGGACTTTATCTTTATCTCCAACCTTTAGGATTCGGCCTCACTTCCTACTCTTACAAGAGATTTATTGATTACTATCATGTTGACCAGCCAAAGACCTGGACTGACGCTCAGAAATACTGCAGAGAGAAATACACTGATCTTTTGAGCACTGAAAGCAACGACGACTTAAGATTGATGAACAGCGTAAGTGTGCCCACCACATGGTCATGGATTGGGCTGCACGATGACCCAAAATCCTGGAAGGGAGTTATGGGCAAAGATGAAAACTCCTGGAGATGGTCAGCAACGAGtgaaacatcagaaaaaggCTTCCAGAACTGGACCCCTAACGAACCAAATAATTTAGGTTCAAAACAGCACTGTGTGCGAATTAGCCCAGAAGGAAAATGGCTCGACTCATGATGCTAATGTGGGTAAACTAATTaatagcattaagctaatatctaCACGCCATgattaactgctgactgcattttcaggtGAGCTTGATTAAATATTTCTctaagaagagaaggaaaactAATAAAGATGACATTAGTCACGTATCATCAGCCTTTTACTGACTTTACTGACATTTAGTCCGTAATGGAAAACTACAGGGAGAGTCGTAGTCCACGAGAAGGAGGTTTATGTTTACCAAATCTCAAAGGAAGTCAAACTTTGCATATGAAAATAGTCTTATATGTTTCTCGAGGTTATAACCGATGTCTCCGTCAGATGTGTGAGGATCTGTCCGTGTTTTTGAATGATTGCATCCACCTGCTGGAAGTTCAACTTctgactgtgtttttctgttttctccatcatctccatcatCCTCCTATTGATTTTTTAGTTCCATAAACTCCAGTGTAGTTTATTTAGAGGTCGGTCCAACTCGTCCAGAATATCTACAAACATCTAGGTGCTCATTGAAGAACGTCACATctgttatttgtctgtttttctgttttcagtgaaaCCAGAAATGGCCAGTTTAGAGATTCTGCTTCTGCTCTCCTTTGGTAAGGTCAAGAAACTCATTAAATGTGGATAAAGTGTCTGTTTGGCTCACATAATATTTCTGAATTGTCATGATGAACTTTTTTTGTGCTTCCTTTTAGTTAGTtggcctgttttgttttggtttttttagcAGAAATATTTGTAAAAGTTGTGGAGAATCAGCATGAATCGCTGGATTAAATGATTTTGTGGTGGGATGATGTAATACACACTTATTTCAGATTTACTTTGGggatttttcttcctctcaaaTCTCTTAAGTCACTGTTACTATCTTTAACTGTGTCAATTTGTGTAAATTCCCATTTTAATTCTGAAAGCTCCTTCTATCTTCAGGTTGCAGTCTCAGCTCTGGCTCTCAGTTTCCTCCACGTCAGTACCACTATGTTAACTTCACAACGAACTGGAGCGATGCACAGCGTTACTGCAGAGAGCATTACACCGACCTGGCTACCTTTGAAAGCATGGACGATGTAAACATGCTCAAATCCAATTTTTCATCTGATACATGGGCATGGATAGGACTGGAAGATCCTCCAGAGTCCTGGAAGTGGAACATGGGCAATGACACCAACTCCTGGAGATGGTCAGTGACGGGTGAAACCAGCAAAACTGGCTATGAATCCTGGGCACAGACCGAACCAAATAATGAACATGGACATGAAAACTGTGTGTTCACATCGCCTTCTGGACAATGGTTGGATGCGTCCTGTGAAATAACgaaaggttttgtttgtttcaatggTAAGAAAAGATTTGAATTCATGGATTGTGCTGATTTATTGTGTCAGGTGCTGACAGACTGTTGTTATTCACTGATTCATGTCTTAGAAAATGTCTCAGCTAACAGACAGAATATTATATTGTGCGTTATAACACAGGTAAGACAAATTTaacaaacatttctgtctttttcagtcACAGAACAAAACCAGAAGATCTATCAGGTTTACCCACATCTGACAATTTGGACTTCAGCACGAGATTACTGCAGAGAGCATCACACTGACTTGGCCATGATTGAAAACGGAGATGAAAACGCTGAGGTCAGTTCTTTGATTACAGACAGCTCAGGAAGCTGGATTGGTCTGTTCAGAGAGCCGTGGAGATGGACTGACGGATCTCAAAGCTCCTTCAGAAACTGGAGAGAAAACAGCCCGAACAATGCCGGTGGTGAGCAGTTCTGTATAGTTGAAGACActcaaagacatgtttgggatGACGACGGGTGTGACAAACAGTACGTTTTCATCTGCCATCAAGGTGAGAATTcatagaaatgaataaaacattttcatatttgaattAAACTCAGAACTATGTGTTTggtttcaaaatgtttattgGACGTCTTTTAGTTACAAAACTCAAACATACCGTGAAAATGACACTTAAAACTGATGTTGACCTGACTGATCCAAATATGAATGGTCAACTTCTCCGGCAGgtaaattgatttgatttttctgttttctttcttcccttttgtaaagatgtaaaataacagtaaattgtagtgatggaggaaaaagccttgtgtttcttttattcctcctcagctcagtttGGTGCTATCAGATCAGGGATGGACTAACTTCACTCTGAGATGGAACATCCAGCCCCAAAAGCTGAAGAAAGAAGACTGATTTGCTCTGTAATACGCAAACTTTACGCATCTACTCAAGGAATCAAGTAGTGCATGAAGATGATCAAATTTACAGCAGTTATCAGACTTTGTGTGGAGTTCAGCAAAAAATTATTAATCAGACAGACATGCCaaaatatcaatcaatcaatatttCCTATTTCCAAAATCTCAAATGGGAAGATGAGTTCTGGCGTTAAACCAATAGCTTACAAGCCGAAAATATAGTAATGAATAATCAGAGTGATTACTGATTTCAACTAGCATGAGTTGCAGATCTGGAATGtagcattgtgttgtt from Echeneis naucrates chromosome 6, fEcheNa1.1, whole genome shotgun sequence encodes:
- the LOC115045019 gene encoding C-type mannose receptor 2-like, with product MIEDAEENTNVMSLLSNVQVWIGLYRNPWRWSDRNSNSSFRNWEAIEPNSEGQEHCVAENSQRYWADWKCDIKHFFWCYKDLTVKRIHTVSMKFLTSADLSDPDINIQILQQLSERFNVSDSNVALKWKTEPRKQDEETDEPNR
- the LOC115045018 gene encoding macrophage mannose receptor 1-like isoform X2, whose amino-acid sequence is MASLEILLLLSFGCSLSSGSQFPPRQYHYVNFTTNWSDAQRYCREHYTDLATFESMDDVNMLKSNFSSDTWAWIGLEDPPESWKWNMGNDTNSWRWSVTGETSKTGYESWAQTEPNNEHGHENCVFTSPSGQWLDASCEITKGFVCFNVTEQNQKIYQVYPHLTIWTSARDYCREHHTDLAMIENGDENAEVSSLITDSSGSWIGLFREPWRWTDGSQSSFRNWRENSPNNAGGEQFCIVEDTQRHVWDDDGCDKQYVFICHQAQFGAIRSGMD
- the LOC115045018 gene encoding macrophage mannose receptor 1-like isoform X1, producing MASLEILLLLSFGCSLSSGSQFPPRQYHYVNFTTNWSDAQRYCREHYTDLATFESMDDVNMLKSNFSSDTWAWIGLEDPPESWKWNMGNDTNSWRWSVTGETSKTGYESWAQTEPNNEHGHENCVFTSPSGQWLDASCEITKGFVCFNVTEQNQKIYQVYPHLTIWTSARDYCREHHTDLAMIENGDENAEVSSLITDSSGSWIGLFREPWRWTDGSQSSFRNWRENSPNNAGGEQFCIVEDTQRHVWDDDGCDKQYVFICHQVTKLKHTVKMTLKTDVDLTDPNMNGQLLRQLSLVLSDQGWTNFTLRWNIQPQKLKKED